The DNA window GGCACTACAACGTCTTACAGAAGCAATTGGTATACAGCAAGGTTTTTGTAGAGTATCTATTAATTTTATAATAGATAATTATTTCCGTTATTATATAAAATTTTTATTAAAAGCAACATTAATATTATCATGTAATCGCTGTTTTAACAATATTAAAAATTGTATTTATAGTAATTTTATATTAAGTATTATAAATAATAATTTATTTAATTTGCCTAATAAATATGACCCGATATTAATAAAAAATGGATATATAGAATTACTGCCTATTATTGAAGATTATTTAATTTTAAATATTCCTGCAGCTTTGTCCCACTCATATATATGTAAATTGTAAATGTACAATTGTAATTATTAAATTATTGGAATTAATATGGCTGTTCAAAAAAATAGAAAA is part of the Candidatus Johnevansia muelleri genome and encodes:
- a CDS encoding hypothetical protein (Predicted metal-binding, possibly nucleic acid-binding protein; COG1399 protein, clustered with ribosomal protein L32p); translation: MSKFFFIKNKFKISILANNQYIDGIIYLAALQRLTEAIGIQQGFCRVSINFIIDNYFRYYIKFLLKATLILSCNRCFNNIKNCIYSNFILSIINNNLFNLPNKYDPILIKNGYIELLPIIEDYLILNIPAALSHSYICKL